Proteins encoded by one window of Polaribacter haliotis:
- a CDS encoding POTRA domain-containing protein: MKCKKYFFLTFFLLLVSFIYSQENIIKVLNIEGNNKLKTSYIQSILSTKKNESLDSLNIEEDIVFLKRLPAISNASYKVNKIKGNNYEVQFNIEENFTIIPDVNFWTTTNKQFAFKLGLYDYNFLGRNIAFGGFYQNNGYNSYGINFRAPNLFSKNWGLAVNHQNWKSEEPLFFNNSSANYLYNNVSFEVLGLHQFNLKNRIDFGVNLFKEEYTYLFGATDASVPQKLNLNKALFKLTYIFDGLDYSYQYVSGFKNVLNTQYVVTESDFQNKFLIFWNDLFYFRRMWAKGNLANRLRFGLSTNENSPFAPFALDNNVNIRGVGFLVDRGTGVATLNSEYRHTIYDKGWLAIQTNVFVDAGSWRNPGGELNDFIKDENLRIYSGLGLRFISKKIYNATFRIDYGFKIYDGKSNSKGGLVFGIGQYF, encoded by the coding sequence ATGAAGTGTAAGAAATACTTTTTTCTTACATTTTTTCTGCTTTTAGTAAGCTTTATATACTCACAAGAAAACATAATTAAAGTTCTTAATATTGAAGGAAATAATAAATTAAAAACTTCTTATATTCAGAGTATTCTTTCGACAAAAAAGAATGAATCTTTAGATTCTTTAAATATTGAAGAAGATATCGTTTTTTTGAAAAGACTACCAGCAATTAGTAATGCTTCCTATAAAGTCAATAAAATTAAAGGAAATAATTATGAAGTACAATTTAATATTGAAGAAAATTTTACAATAATTCCTGATGTTAATTTTTGGACAACCACAAACAAACAATTTGCTTTTAAATTAGGTTTATACGATTACAATTTTTTAGGTAGAAATATTGCATTTGGAGGGTTTTATCAAAATAATGGATATAATTCTTATGGTATAAATTTTAGAGCTCCAAATCTGTTTTCTAAAAATTGGGGTTTAGCCGTAAATCATCAAAATTGGAAAAGTGAAGAACCTTTATTTTTTAATAATTCTTCTGCCAATTATCTATATAATAATGTTTCTTTTGAAGTTTTGGGTTTGCATCAATTCAATTTAAAAAACCGAATAGATTTTGGAGTCAATTTATTTAAGGAAGAGTATACTTATTTGTTTGGAGCAACAGACGCCTCAGTTCCGCAAAAATTAAATTTGAATAAAGCATTGTTTAAACTCACCTATATTTTTGATGGATTGGATTATTCGTATCAATATGTTAGTGGATTTAAAAATGTTTTAAACACACAATATGTAGTAACAGAAAGCGATTTTCAAAATAAATTTTTAATATTTTGGAACGATTTATTCTATTTTAGAAGAATGTGGGCAAAAGGAAATTTGGCAAACAGACTACGTTTTGGACTTTCTACTAACGAAAATTCACCATTTGCACCATTTGCTTTAGACAATAATGTAAACATTAGAGGCGTTGGTTTTTTGGTAGATAGAGGTACAGGAGTTGCGACTTTAAATTCGGAATATAGACATACGATTTACGACAAAGGTTGGTTGGCAATACAAACAAATGTTTTCGTAGATGCTGGTTCTTGGAGAAATCCAGGTGGAGAATTAAACGACTTTATTAAAGACGAAAATTTAAGAATTTACAGTGGTTTAGGACTTCGTTTTATTAGTAAAAAAATTTATAATGCCACCTTTAGAATTGATTACGGTTTTAAAATTTACGATGGTAAAAGCAATTCTAAAGGCGGTTTAGTTTTTGGAATAGGACAGTATTTTTAA
- a CDS encoding pyruvate carboxylase has protein sequence MKIKKVLVANRGEIAIRIFRACTEISLKTVGIYTFEDRYSLHRYKADESYQIGEDNEPLKPYLDSDEIIRVALECGADAIHPGYGFLSENAEFARKCDENNIIFVGPKVSVLKSLGDKITAKKVALDNNIPIIQSNKKALDSIETALSEAEIIGYPIMLKAASGGGGRGMRVIRRPEELQSAFNESKREALNAFGDDTVFLEKFVENPKHIEIQIVADNFGNIVHLFERDCSVQRRYQKVIEFAPSFGLKQETKNALYNYAIKICKAVNYNNIGTVEFLVDDDDSIYFIEVNPRIQVEHTVTEVITNIDLVKTQLFIAGGYKLEDQQIKIANQESVKINGYALQCRVTTEDPQNDFKPDYGTITTYRSASGFGIRLDAGSVYQGVTISPFFDSMLVKVTANSRTLDGACRKIRRALAEFRIRGVKTNMLFLDNILKHETFRKGEVTVNFIKNNPDLFIFKAPRNRATKLVTYLGDIIVNGNSDVKKIDATKTFIKPKVPKIITNIQHPEGTKDLLTKLGPDKFSEWLKGEKKVHFTDTTMRDAHQSLLATRMRTYDMLKVAEGYTKNNPEIFSMEVWGGATFDVCMRFLQENPWERLRLLRKAMPNVLLQMLIRGSNGVGYTAYPDNLIEKFVVSSWENGVDIFRIFDSLNWMKSLAPCIEHVRTKTQGLAEGSICYTGDLLDPKNTKYNLKYYTTLAKDIENAGAHILAIKDMAGLLKPYAAFELISALKQEINIPIHLHTHDTSSIQSATYLKAIEAGVDVLDVALGGLSGLTSQPNFNSMVEMLKFHERENPMNTDSLNEYSNYWETVREYYYPFESGLKAGSGEVFKHEIPGGQYSNLKPQAQALGLEDRFYEITKMYRDVNLLFGDIVKVTPSSKVVGDMAQYLVSNNLTVQDVLERGDTISFPQSVVSFFRGDLGQPVGGFPKDLQKLILKDEKPYSDRPNAHLEPIDFDKEYKEFRKIFENDLGRAIDFTDFLSYKLYPKVFTDAFNKHTKYDNLMNLPTKNFFYGMERGEEIIVELDKGKTLLITLESVSKTNEDGLVNVYFRVNGQSRSVKIKDESIKVEKVENLKADKTNSKEIGAPLQGLLSTILVKKGEEIKKNQPLFIIEAMKMETTITATENTTINKIVLKAGVMVNSEDLILITE, from the coding sequence ATGAAAATTAAAAAAGTACTTGTTGCTAACAGAGGTGAAATTGCCATAAGAATTTTTAGAGCATGTACAGAAATTAGTTTAAAAACTGTAGGTATTTACACCTTTGAAGACCGATATTCTTTACATAGATATAAAGCAGATGAATCTTACCAAATTGGAGAAGATAACGAACCCTTAAAACCTTATTTAGATAGTGATGAAATTATAAGAGTCGCTTTAGAATGTGGTGCAGATGCAATTCATCCTGGTTATGGTTTTCTTTCTGAAAATGCAGAATTTGCCAGAAAATGTGATGAGAATAACATCATTTTTGTGGGACCTAAAGTATCAGTTTTAAAATCTTTAGGAGATAAAATTACCGCTAAAAAAGTTGCTTTAGATAACAATATTCCTATTATTCAGAGTAATAAAAAAGCTTTAGATTCTATTGAAACAGCATTAAGTGAAGCAGAAATAATTGGCTATCCTATTATGCTAAAAGCGGCTTCAGGTGGTGGTGGAAGAGGAATGAGAGTTATTAGAAGACCAGAAGAATTGCAGAGTGCTTTTAACGAAAGTAAACGAGAAGCGTTAAATGCTTTTGGTGATGATACTGTTTTTTTAGAAAAGTTTGTAGAAAATCCTAAACATATAGAAATTCAGATTGTTGCAGATAATTTTGGCAATATTGTGCATTTATTTGAACGTGATTGTTCTGTACAAAGACGTTATCAAAAAGTAATAGAATTTGCACCTTCTTTTGGATTAAAGCAAGAAACAAAAAATGCACTTTACAACTACGCAATTAAAATTTGTAAAGCAGTAAATTATAATAATATTGGTACTGTAGAATTTTTGGTAGATGATGATGACAGTATTTATTTTATTGAAGTAAATCCCAGAATCCAAGTAGAACATACAGTTACTGAGGTTATTACAAATATAGATTTAGTAAAAACACAATTATTTATTGCAGGTGGTTATAAATTAGAAGATCAGCAAATAAAAATTGCGAATCAAGAAAGTGTAAAAATTAATGGATATGCTTTGCAGTGTAGAGTTACTACAGAAGATCCACAAAACGATTTTAAACCAGATTATGGTACCATTACAACCTACAGAAGTGCTTCTGGTTTTGGAATTCGTTTAGACGCAGGAAGTGTGTATCAAGGTGTTACTATTTCTCCGTTTTTCGATTCTATGTTGGTAAAAGTTACTGCAAATAGTAGGACTTTAGATGGAGCTTGTAGAAAAATTAGAAGAGCTTTAGCAGAGTTTAGAATTAGAGGTGTAAAGACAAATATGTTGTTTTTAGACAATATTCTGAAACATGAAACTTTTAGAAAAGGAGAAGTAACTGTTAATTTCATTAAAAATAATCCTGATTTATTCATTTTTAAAGCGCCAAGAAATAGAGCTACAAAATTGGTTACCTATTTGGGTGATATTATTGTAAACGGAAATAGCGATGTTAAAAAAATTGATGCTACTAAAACATTTATTAAACCAAAAGTTCCGAAAATAATTACCAATATTCAACATCCTGAAGGCACAAAAGATTTACTAACTAAATTAGGTCCAGATAAATTTTCTGAATGGTTAAAAGGTGAGAAAAAAGTACATTTTACAGATACAACAATGCGTGATGCGCACCAAAGTTTACTAGCAACAAGAATGCGAACTTATGATATGTTAAAGGTTGCAGAAGGTTACACAAAAAACAATCCTGAAATTTTTAGTATGGAAGTTTGGGGTGGTGCCACTTTTGATGTATGTATGCGTTTTTTACAAGAAAATCCTTGGGAACGTTTGCGATTATTACGAAAAGCAATGCCAAACGTTTTGTTACAAATGTTAATAAGAGGTTCTAATGGCGTTGGTTACACAGCTTACCCAGATAATTTAATTGAAAAATTTGTGGTTTCTTCTTGGGAAAATGGAGTGGATATTTTTAGAATTTTCGATTCTTTAAATTGGATGAAATCTTTGGCTCCTTGTATAGAACATGTAAGAACTAAAACCCAAGGTTTGGCAGAAGGTTCTATTTGTTATACAGGCGATTTATTAGACCCAAAAAACACAAAATACAACCTAAAATATTATACAACTTTAGCTAAAGATATCGAAAACGCGGGTGCTCATATTTTGGCAATAAAAGACATGGCTGGTTTGTTAAAACCTTATGCCGCTTTCGAATTAATTAGCGCATTAAAACAAGAAATTAATATTCCTATTCATTTACATACGCATGACACCTCATCAATTCAATCTGCAACGTATTTAAAAGCAATTGAAGCTGGTGTAGATGTTTTAGATGTTGCTTTGGGTGGTTTGTCTGGTTTAACATCGCAACCAAACTTTAATTCGATGGTAGAAATGTTGAAGTTTCACGAAAGAGAAAACCCAATGAATACAGATTCTCTGAACGAATATTCTAACTATTGGGAAACTGTAAGAGAGTATTATTATCCGTTTGAATCTGGTTTAAAAGCTGGTTCTGGTGAAGTGTTTAAACATGAAATTCCTGGTGGACAATATTCAAACTTAAAACCACAAGCACAAGCGTTAGGATTGGAAGATCGTTTTTATGAAATTACTAAAATGTACAGAGATGTAAATTTACTTTTTGGAGATATCGTAAAAGTAACACCAAGCTCCAAAGTTGTTGGAGATATGGCACAATATTTAGTAAGTAATAATTTAACGGTGCAAGATGTTTTAGAAAGAGGAGATACCATTTCTTTTCCACAATCTGTGGTTAGTTTTTTTAGAGGAGATTTAGGACAACCTGTTGGTGGTTTCCCAAAAGATCTTCAAAAATTGATTTTAAAAGATGAGAAACCTTATTCAGACAGACCAAATGCACATTTAGAGCCAATAGATTTTGATAAAGAGTACAAAGAATTCAGAAAGATTTTTGAGAATGATTTAGGAAGAGCCATCGATTTTACAGATTTCCTATCTTATAAATTATACCCAAAAGTATTTACAGATGCTTTTAATAAGCACACGAAATATGATAATTTAATGAACTTGCCTACCAAAAATTTCTTTTACGGAATGGAAAGAGGTGAAGAAATTATTGTAGAATTAGACAAAGGAAAAACACTTTTAATTACTTTAGAATCGGTATCTAAAACAAATGAAGACGGTCTTGTAAATGTTTATTTTAGAGTAAATGGACAAAGTAGGTCTGTAAAAATAAAAGATGAATCTATTAAAGTAGAAAAAGTAGAAAATTTAAAAGCAGATAAAACAAATTCTAAAGAAATTGGTGCGCCTTTACAAGGCTTGTTATCAACAATTTTGGTGAAAAAAGGAGAGGAAATCAAGAAAAATCAACCTTTGTTTATTATTGAAGCGATGAAAATGGAAACCACAATTACAGCAACAGAAAACACAACTATTAATAAAATTGTTTTAAAAGCTGGAGTAATGGTAAATTCTGAAGATTTAATTTTAATTACTGAATAA
- a CDS encoding metallophosphoesterase family protein, with amino-acid sequence MRTFAIGDIHGGLKALLQVLNKIEVTEKDNLIFVGDYVDGWSESAQVIEFLINLSEKINCIFIKGNHDIWCENWLKKDEVNPTWYIHGGKETMESYDGFSAEDKKQHLTFFENLPLYHLDDKNRLFLHAGFTSMHGVEKEIFKENFYFDRTLWEMALAVNHKMDKDSIFYPKRIQHYKEIYIGHTPTTNFGESEPMNALNIWNIDTGAAFKGKVSAMNIDTKEFVQSDNLPDLYPDEKGRN; translated from the coding sequence ATGAGAACATTTGCAATAGGAGATATTCATGGAGGTTTAAAAGCCTTGCTTCAAGTTTTAAATAAAATTGAAGTAACAGAAAAAGACAACTTAATTTTTGTAGGAGATTATGTAGATGGTTGGAGTGAATCTGCACAAGTCATTGAGTTTTTAATTAATTTATCAGAAAAAATAAACTGTATTTTTATAAAAGGAAACCATGATATTTGGTGTGAGAATTGGTTGAAAAAAGATGAGGTAAATCCAACTTGGTATATACATGGAGGAAAAGAAACTATGGAAAGTTACGATGGTTTTTCTGCGGAAGATAAAAAGCAACATTTAACTTTTTTCGAAAATTTACCATTATATCATTTAGATGATAAAAATCGATTGTTTTTACACGCTGGTTTTACATCTATGCATGGAGTAGAAAAAGAAATTTTTAAAGAGAATTTTTATTTTGATAGAACTCTTTGGGAAATGGCTTTAGCTGTAAACCATAAAATGGATAAAGATTCTATTTTTTACCCGAAAAGAATTCAGCATTATAAAGAGATTTATATTGGGCACACACCAACAACTAATTTTGGAGAATCTGAACCAATGAATGCTTTAAATATTTGGAATATTGATACTGGAGCCGCTTTTAAAGGAAAGGTTTCTGCAATGAATATCGATACAAAGGAATTTGTGCAAAGTGATAATTTGCCAGATTTATATCCTGATGAAAAAGGTAGAAATTAA
- a CDS encoding sterol desaturase family protein, whose product MNKYIDLIKNSYSDYWNYLKNSVLMELNWENYFYGLIIISLIVWGLEAIFPWRKNQSLFRKDFWLDTFYMFFNFFLLNLIVLVALSNSAAVFFNDVLGFIGLSIADFQLLEINKLPFFARIFIFFIVVDFVQWWTHRLLHRSEFLWNFHKVHHSVKEMGFAAHLRYHWMEPVVYNSLRYIPLAIIGGFSAQDVAFVHFFNITIGHLNHANINWDYGWLKYILNNPKMHIWHHSKELPEERKYGVNFGLTLSIWDYIFKTNYIPHSGKDIEIGFSGDEDFPKGFIQQELYPFGKK is encoded by the coding sequence ATGAACAAATACATTGATCTCATAAAAAACTCTTATTCCGATTATTGGAATTATCTTAAAAATTCTGTTTTAATGGAATTGAATTGGGAGAATTATTTTTATGGTTTAATAATTATTTCTTTAATTGTTTGGGGCTTAGAAGCAATTTTCCCTTGGCGTAAAAACCAATCTTTGTTCCGAAAAGACTTTTGGTTAGACACTTTTTACATGTTCTTTAATTTCTTTTTATTGAACTTAATTGTGTTGGTTGCTTTGTCTAATTCTGCAGCTGTATTTTTTAATGATGTTTTAGGTTTTATTGGTTTATCAATTGCTGATTTTCAATTATTAGAGATTAATAAATTACCTTTTTTCGCAAGAATTTTTATCTTTTTTATTGTGGTAGATTTTGTACAATGGTGGACACACAGATTATTACACAGATCTGAATTTCTTTGGAATTTCCACAAAGTGCATCACTCTGTAAAAGAAATGGGATTTGCTGCACATTTGCGTTATCATTGGATGGAACCTGTAGTTTACAATTCTTTAAGATATATTCCTTTGGCAATTATTGGAGGATTTTCTGCACAAGATGTAGCTTTTGTCCACTTTTTTAATATAACCATTGGGCATCTAAATCACGCAAATATCAATTGGGATTATGGTTGGTTAAAATATATTTTGAACAACCCCAAAATGCATATTTGGCATCATTCTAAAGAGTTGCCAGAAGAAAGAAAATATGGTGTAAATTTCGGACTAACTTTAAGTATTTGGGATTATATATTTAAAACGAATTACATTCCTCATTCTGGAAAAGATATCGAAATTGGTTTTTCTGGTGATGAAGATTTTCCAAAGGGTTTTATTCAGCAGGAATTGTATCCTTTTGGTAAGAAATAG
- a CDS encoding purine-nucleoside phosphorylase, whose translation MKKQQLQETIDFLKSNGITKPETGIVLGTGLGKLVNEISIELEITYADIPHFPQATVEFHSGKLIYGELSGKKVLVMSGRFHLYEGYNAWEVTYGIRTMHGLGIKNLLISNAAGAINLNYKKGDLMLIEDHINLQGTSPLAFKGANDFGNIFADLLEPYSKEINIKLKLIATEQKIQLHEGVYASVLGPQLETRAEYRMLQILEADAVGMSTVPEVIVAKQLNLPCAAISVLTDECDPKNLQPVDIAEIIAIAGEAEPKMITLFKEVVKVL comes from the coding sequence ATGAAAAAACAACAACTACAAGAAACAATCGATTTTTTAAAATCAAACGGAATTACAAAGCCCGAAACAGGTATTGTTTTAGGAACAGGTTTGGGTAAATTAGTTAATGAAATTTCCATTGAATTAGAAATTACCTATGCAGATATTCCACATTTTCCACAAGCTACAGTAGAGTTTCATTCTGGAAAGTTGATTTATGGAGAATTATCAGGCAAAAAGGTACTGGTAATGTCTGGTCGTTTTCATTTATATGAAGGATATAATGCTTGGGAAGTTACTTATGGAATAAGAACAATGCATGGTTTAGGTATTAAAAATCTTTTAATTTCAAATGCGGCAGGTGCAATAAATCTAAATTATAAAAAAGGCGATTTAATGCTCATTGAAGACCATATTAATTTGCAAGGAACTTCTCCTTTGGCCTTTAAAGGCGCCAACGATTTTGGAAATATTTTCGCAGATCTACTAGAGCCATATTCTAAAGAAATCAATATAAAATTAAAATTAATTGCTACAGAACAAAAAATTCAATTGCATGAAGGTGTTTATGCAAGTGTTTTAGGCCCTCAATTGGAAACCAGAGCAGAATACAGAATGCTACAAATTTTAGAGGCAGATGCTGTTGGAATGAGTACAGTTCCTGAAGTTATTGTTGCCAAACAATTAAATTTGCCTTGTGCTGCAATTTCAGTTTTAACAGACGAATGTGATCCTAAAAATTTACAACCTGTAGATATTGCTGAAATTATTGCAATCGCTGGTGAAGCAGAACCAAAAATGATTACGCTTTTTAAAGAAGTGGTTAAGGTTTTATAA
- a CDS encoding DM13 domain-containing protein yields MKTTLLSLFFALIFSQSYGQCSEIVSGFGNNPDDNSYNVTGDVSLTLNTNNTITLNLASNFSTASGPDVRAFLVESGGKSDAVLAQTLIADLNHFEIGLTQPNGAQTYTIAIPDGKDITKFDKIFFYCLQYNHFWDLGTFNNFTSSSCSILSVNNFDIQKIKVYPNPAKNEIRIGNMKANTAEIRIFNVLGKKVFYQQKNTGKALDVSYLQPGVYMVKISVENASKTQKLVIQ; encoded by the coding sequence ATGAAAACAACGTTACTTTCGCTATTTTTTGCACTTATTTTCTCGCAAAGTTATGGGCAATGTTCAGAAATTGTTAGTGGTTTTGGTAACAACCCTGATGACAACTCCTACAATGTTACTGGTGATGTTTCGCTAACTTTAAACACAAATAATACTATTACTTTAAATTTAGCAAGTAATTTTAGTACAGCCTCAGGACCAGATGTTCGAGCTTTTTTAGTAGAATCTGGTGGAAAATCGGACGCAGTTTTGGCACAAACCTTAATTGCTGATTTGAATCATTTTGAAATTGGCTTAACACAACCAAATGGTGCACAAACCTATACTATTGCGATTCCAGATGGAAAAGACATTACAAAATTCGATAAAATTTTCTTTTACTGCTTACAATACAATCATTTTTGGGATTTAGGAACATTCAATAATTTTACTTCTTCAAGTTGTAGTATTTTGTCTGTAAATAATTTTGATATTCAGAAAATAAAAGTTTATCCAAATCCCGCAAAAAACGAAATTCGAATTGGAAATATGAAGGCAAATACTGCAGAAATTCGTATTTTTAATGTTTTAGGGAAAAAAGTATTTTATCAGCAAAAAAATACAGGAAAAGCATTGGATGTTTCTTACTTACAACCAGGAGTTTACATGGTTAAAATTTCTGTTGAAAATGCATCTAAAACTCAAAAATTAGTGATTCAGTAA
- a CDS encoding TIGR04282 family arsenosugar biosynthesis glycosyltransferase, whose protein sequence is MNKNLLLIFTRNPELGKAKTRLAKSVGDETALEIYKFLLERTRDISSEVKTADKAVYYSVKIRENDIWNPDIYQKHQQFGEDLGIRMKNAFKNGFDAGYKKVLIIGSDLYDLSSKNIEKAFNELDTNDVVIGPAEDGGYYLLGMNSLEENVFKNKEWGTETVRKDTLTDLIDKKVKLLEFKNDIDVYEDIENIPEIMNMFINSK, encoded by the coding sequence ATGAATAAAAACCTATTATTAATCTTCACAAGAAACCCGGAATTAGGGAAAGCAAAAACACGTTTAGCAAAAAGTGTTGGAGACGAAACTGCACTAGAAATCTATAAATTTTTATTAGAAAGAACCAGAGATATTTCTTCGGAAGTAAAAACTGCGGATAAAGCTGTTTATTATTCCGTGAAAATTCGAGAAAACGATATTTGGAATCCAGATATTTATCAAAAACACCAGCAATTTGGCGAAGATTTAGGCATTCGAATGAAAAATGCTTTCAAAAACGGATTTGATGCAGGTTATAAAAAAGTGCTAATTATTGGAAGTGATTTATATGATTTGTCATCAAAAAACATAGAAAAGGCATTTAATGAATTAGATACTAATGATGTGGTTATTGGTCCTGCTGAAGATGGTGGTTATTATTTATTAGGGATGAATTCTTTGGAAGAAAATGTCTTCAAAAATAAAGAATGGGGAACAGAAACTGTTAGAAAAGATACTTTAACAGATTTAATTGATAAAAAAGTGAAATTATTGGAGTTTAAAAACGACATAGATGTATATGAGGATATTGAAAATATCCCAGAAATCATGAATATGTTTATCAACTCTAAATAA
- a CDS encoding rhodanese-like domain-containing protein: MKKILILLLVVTSTVSAQKKLDKLLNKWNKRNVPYMSVETLALPKTKAILLDAREEKEFKVSHLKDAIRVGYDHFKLKETLSKLPEDKNAKIVVYCSLGIRSETVAHKLIEEGYTNVYNLYGGIFEWKNADFQVVDTLGNKTEKVHTFSKGWSKWLKKGEKVYE; encoded by the coding sequence ATGAAAAAAATACTCATCCTTTTATTAGTAGTTACCTCAACTGTTTCTGCACAAAAGAAATTAGATAAATTATTGAATAAATGGAACAAAAGAAATGTTCCTTACATGTCTGTAGAAACTTTGGCTTTACCAAAAACAAAAGCGATTTTGTTAGATGCAAGAGAAGAAAAAGAGTTTAAAGTCAGTCACTTAAAAGATGCAATTCGTGTTGGATATGATCATTTTAAACTAAAAGAAACCTTATCAAAATTACCAGAAGACAAGAACGCCAAAATAGTTGTGTATTGTTCTTTAGGAATTCGCTCGGAAACTGTTGCTCATAAATTAATTGAAGAAGGTTACACAAATGTTTACAATTTATATGGAGGTATTTTCGAATGGAAAAATGCAGACTTTCAAGTAGTGGACACTTTAGGAAACAAAACTGAAAAAGTACATACTTTTAGTAAGGGTTGGAGTAAATGGCTAAAAAAAGGAGAGAAAGTTTATGAATAA
- a CDS encoding metallophosphoesterase family protein has product MDQEIKHLGKISGKTLVFGGVYSNLQALEALKQIAEKENIPPENCICTGDIVGYCAQPEETVQLLKLWGVNSIAGNVEIQLGENAEDCGCDFREGSRCDGFSQLWYPYAQSKLSENSLEFLKTIPNHISFEYAKKNVTVVHGSYFNVSEFIFKSTDWAIKEPNFKATNADVIIGGHCGLPFHHQEKKKLWLNPGVIGMPANDGNPTVWYAILDDSDNSFNFTHKTLDYNYKLTSKLMQNGLLPEEYSRTIVTGIWDNTEILPAIETGLQGFGIQL; this is encoded by the coding sequence ATGGATCAAGAAATAAAGCATTTAGGTAAAATATCTGGTAAAACACTTGTTTTCGGAGGAGTTTACAGCAATTTACAAGCGTTAGAAGCTTTAAAACAAATTGCTGAAAAAGAAAATATTCCACCAGAAAATTGTATTTGTACTGGCGATATTGTAGGTTATTGTGCGCAACCTGAAGAAACTGTCCAATTATTAAAATTATGGGGAGTAAATAGTATTGCTGGAAATGTAGAAATTCAATTAGGAGAAAATGCGGAAGATTGTGGTTGCGATTTTAGAGAAGGTTCTAGATGTGATGGGTTTTCTCAACTTTGGTATCCTTATGCACAAAGTAAATTGTCTGAAAATTCGTTAGAATTTTTAAAAACGATTCCTAATCATATTTCATTTGAATATGCAAAAAAGAACGTAACTGTTGTGCATGGTTCTTATTTTAATGTATCAGAATTTATTTTTAAATCTACAGATTGGGCAATAAAAGAACCGAATTTTAAAGCCACAAATGCAGATGTAATTATCGGTGGACATTGTGGTTTGCCTTTTCATCATCAAGAAAAAAAGAAACTTTGGTTAAATCCTGGAGTTATTGGAATGCCAGCAAATGATGGAAACCCAACTGTTTGGTATGCAATTTTAGACGATTCCGATAATAGTTTTAACTTTACACATAAAACATTAGATTATAATTACAAATTAACCAGTAAACTAATGCAAAATGGTTTGCTTCCTGAAGAATATTCAAGAACAATTGTTACAGGAATTTGGGATAATACAGAAATTTTACCAGCAATAGAAACTGGTTTGCAAGGTTTTGGTATTCAACTTTAA